The genomic stretch GAAGCACgtgttttgtcaaaatattcccATAACAGTACGTGGAATAATacaaacttataaaaaaaatgttttaaattttatttaaagaatgttttgtattttaagttgttttcaaatcaaaagTGTTTTAAGTTGTACTTATGTGATTTTTAAGAaccttatattcttattttgacAATTAAAGTTTAGAGTTCTTTGCTCCAGTGACATATAGCacattttgtgaaatttttcgTCTTTAATGAAAGAAGGTAAAGATGCATCTCATTATAATTCACACGCCACAGAGGATGGCAGGCAGTAGAGGGTGGCTTTCCTTCCACAAATGGAGAGTActatttaaacaaatatttatttgttgaggactaaatgaaaaatataatgaaatgaCATATTTGTCAATGTCAACCAAAATTACAAACTCAtgtcctttttagtttttattgatATCTAAAATCTCAGAGACTTTTAGGACAATTTCCCTTTTAAAAATATCAGAGAGACAAAAATTGTATCACCATTCTATCCGTTTGTTTTCCATGTTAATCACATGCATGAGACATAGCCTGGCTAGAATATAGGCAAAACAATGGAGGAATTGCCCTAGCCCTCAGCTTTTGCCATCtcccaaataaaataaattctactCTTAATGTGTGCAAATTGCAATATCAGATATTCGATTCCTTCTGTATCACCCTTCAGATATTATAATGATTGCACTGGAAAACAAAGCAATAATTTTAACCTTAAAAAGCACGATTATCCGAACCCTACATGCTATAAAGATGATATTATCAAAGAGTCacaatcataaataaataaataaaataaatagtattagattttttatttttatttttcgttttaatTTGGGCAGTTCTGGACAAGTGTTGCAGATAAAGATCAGTCCCACCTTCTATGCATGAAGCAACGAAAATGCTACGCCGCCAAAGCGACCCGTATGTCTGGTAACGAGGACAGGCATTAAATGGATAGCTATAATGAGTATCTCTTGTTCTACTTTTTCTACTGCAGAGATTTTTTTCCCAGAAAAATGTATAACAATTCTGCAAAGCTTCCCCATTTCACATGCCAGCCACGCCCCTCCCCCTCAATCCCCACCGTCCGATCCATCTACAAAATTGTATAACACTCACACCCCTTGCCCTCGTGTCCTTTTCATCCATCGCTTTCCCTCGGTGTGTCTACCTGATACAAGTAGCAGACGACACACATTTTCCGGTCGTTCCAAGCTGTTTGTCCGGTTTTCCCTCCTCCCACTTTTTCTCTCCAACCAAACATGTCAAAGCCTTTGAACCCGAACGCCCAGTCCTTCCACCCTGAAAAGGAGGCACTCGCCATCACCTTCGCCTTCTCTCGCCGGCAGCCGCAACAGCTTCTTCTGCCTTTGCTTCCTCTGTCGCAGGCGTGGCCGCCGGTTCCGGCCTTCCTCCCGGACGGGCCTTGTGGTCCGTACGGGCAAGTCATCTATGATGCTGGCGCACAGCCTGAGCCGATTCAGAAGTTGAAGGGTCCCGAGGTGTTTGAAAGGGTGGATAGGGGACCGAGGTGCCAGGTGCAGAGACCGAGGCTTTTGAATCGAAAGGCTAGTAGTGTGAACTGCAGAGGGAAAGTTTGGATCCCAAAGAAAGAAGGGAAGAGTTGTGTAAGTAATGGCGTACTTCCTTTTCCTCCGGTTCTTGAAGTCATGAACAACAACTTTCACAGGGGAAACTCGTCGAAGACGATGAATGCTGCTCCTGCTCGTATTATTCATTTCCCTTCCACTCTTGATGAAGTTATAAGTTCTGACAAAACCACTGTCATGATCAAGAACATCCCCAACCAGTTCATGtgggctctctctctctctctctctatatatatagggtaCATTTGTTGTTTGTCATGTAACATTTTTATGTCCTCTCGGCGGCTCACACACCACCACTTGTGTCTCCATGATTGTGTTGTGTATAACCAGTCTTCCCCAAGAGAAAGTTGTGGAGGCATTTCTGCCCGAGTACTCTGCAACTTTTTGTCTCAAGCGACTAAAAAAAAGCATGAAAGAGGGAAGTCATTGTTTTTGTCGTCCTTTGTCTGGTTTTTTTGTCCTTCATCCCATTTTGTAACAAATAATACATTATTGATGTAGCCTCACTTAGAGAGGGCATCAACAATGGGTTTCCTTTTGCACTCGTGTTTGTGTATGTGCACGTGCATGGTGTAGTTGCTTGTGTATAACCAGTCTTCCTGCAACTTTTTATCTCAAGCGACTGAAAAAGCATGAAAGAGGGAAGTCATTGTTTGGTCTTACTTTGTCTGGTTTTTCTGTCCTTCATCCGATTTTGTAACAAATAATATCCGTTGGAGATTTCTGTCTCAGAAAATTATTGATGTAGCCTCACTTTAGAGAGGGCATCAACAATGGGTTACCTTTTGCACTCGTGTTTGTGCACGTGCATGGTGTAGTTGCTTGTGTACATGGATATATTTCGTGCAATTCTTTTATGGCTTGATTAATGTTTTGTCGTCTAACATTTTTCAGAAGGGATGATCTGCTCGCTATACTTGACAAACATTGTCGGGAAGAGAACATGAAGCCAGAGTCACAATCGTGCAAGTCTGCCTACGACCTTGTCTATTTGCCCATGGATTTCAGGTTCATTTGCTTTCCaaatttcctatatatatactcgTCACACCATCGGCGTTTTGGTATAAACTTTATTTTTGGGTTACTTTTTGTAGGAAATTTTGGTATCAGGGGAAGATGACAAATCTGGGGTACGCATTCGTGAATTTTACAAGTTGTAGGGCTGCATTCAGGTTCTTCTTGTCATTTCACAAACACGTTTGGGCCGTTACTGAGAACAAGAAAATATGTGAAGTCACTCTTGCTGAGCTTCAGGTTGATTTCCCATAAAACCCTTTTCAAAATCGTTCATTTTCCATGACTCAATGGGTAGTTCGTTTTGCTTCttacattgacattttttttttcctttctctttgttgggttttgaggtATGCAGGGAAAAGAGCCGTTGATTGATAGCTTCAAAAACAGGCTCTTCTGGTGTCAAACATCCTCCTTCCTCCCTGCTGTTTTTGAGACTCCGAGGGACGGCTCGAACTTATCCACGTTCACGACGGTTGGCATACGTGTACCTCGCTCACCTCCCAAACGGCAACTTACTCGGGCGTTTCGTTTCCCTAAAACCTAGAAGcattgctctctctctcactggccTCGCTTTTCATTGAAGTTGTATCTGGGAAGTTGTAGATAATGATTAGGTTTTGGTTTTTCTAGGAACCGGTGTTCGTTAACCCATGGTTAGTTAGGGGATTGTGTTGGTTTACGTGACAGCTAATGTTAGCTTAGGAACTACAGCTAAGGAGGTGAAGTCGATCTGTGGCCTCTGTTTTCATTCTCTCCCCGGTGGCTTTTTTGGGTGGTTCGTGGCACAATCTGGGGTGAATTGAAAACATTGgtttctttggattttttttttttattattttttttcctgtagTGTTAGGATTATATATTAacttttcttgttatttttctatatcGGAGATATTGAAATAGCTTCAGCTTCCTCTGTTTTCATTCTCTCCCTAGAGAGGAGTAAGGCTTGGCTTAATGCCACAATCTGGGTTGAATTGAAAACAtgggtttttctttgttttgattattGAGTGAACCTGtcaattaattgtttatatatgtttgtttgaggggcattttcatcattttggcTAGTCGATGTTAAAATGGTAAGATGGAAGCGCggttttgaaagagaaattggaTGGTTTCTTGAGCAATGTTTCTAATGAAAAGCCACAAAGAAAAGATTTATGCAAAGCTATTAGTTTAGTTTGTAGCAAGATTGTTGAAAGAATATACGTACTCGGTCTGCTATGTTCTTTGTGTGTTCTCCTCgaatgtcaaataaaaaaaattggagatttctttttatttgtctataTCTTCCATTCCTCTATAAAAGAGCAACCAACTCTTTTGTGAGGAGCTTTGTGTATGCTGGGCACTTTGGTCTCCATCTTTGCATGACCCATTTGGTTCGCACCAGCTGTTGGGTTACTTAACATGGTTAGCTCTATGCTTCTATTGAACCCATTCCAAAGTGGCGCATCCTAAAAGACTCTATTTTGCTTCTTGGATTATGTAACTTAGTCAAAAAAGTAGATATTTCATGTGTTCTAAATACGCTAATcacccgaaaaaaaaaaaaaaaaaaagtatgttgAAATTCAGTCAACAATTGTTATGGTATGAGGATACGACGATATAACCATTTTGAAGTTCATTGTAACTTAAAATACAACTGACTCAGCCTGCAACATATTGGTGGAAAGCGGCATCACAAGAATAAATTTAAATGAAGTGAGATTGCAGTAAAATAGCTTTAATTTAGGTTGTTCTTTTTAAATGAATGAATTAGACCTCTCTTTCATGCAATAACTACCACCCACACCTAGTGGTGGAGCATTGATAGTGGTGGCATAGCGGTGGGGTGGTAGTATTGCTAGTGATGATGGCGGCGACTCTTGGAAAGAAATAAGTTTGACTTTTCAATGACGTGCATTTGAGttgttcatttgaaatgaatgaCTCAAATTAGACCTAATGCAGAACATGCAATTCTCGCATTCATCTCCACTTATTTCTTTGATTACTTATTTCCGGCACACaacccccctccaaaaaaaaaaaaaaaaaaaaaaatcctatatgGTGGAAACTgactttaaatttgttttttgataagtagaaacTGTGACTTTAAATTGTAAGCAATAAACCGTTAGAAACTCATTTAATATGGTGGATGCTTTCAACCACCAAAGAACAGAAGTGAAATGAATGATGAATTGGAAACAATGGCAACTACTTAAATTGCACATATGTGGCAAAAAAATATGATTCCAGGCCGGGGAATGAATTGACAGCGACGGAGGAAAATTTGAGTTGGAGTGTACTAATACAAAGAGCAACTTTGTAGTAACTCCGGTGCAGAATTAGGTGGTTCAAATTAAAGGAAGTGACGGAGATGCCGAGATGGGACTAAACTGCACATCATTGAGGGCAGTACTAGTCAAACTCCGGAGTAAATGTGAGGCtctgacaaaaaacaaattttaaaagttgGCACAAAACTTCCCTAATCCATAACAATTAACCCTATAAACTCCCTAGTATCTACTACCTAGTCATTCCAAGCAAACCAGCAGCACAAGTCTTGTACTTTAAGTCAACTGAAAAAAGGTTTACACTGGACAACAATCAGCTCAAGCATAACGTTGGTGACATTCAGGGAAGACAGAAAGGAAGAGATATATTCATAACCGGCAAAAAAACAGTTGCACAGAAAGGCAAATTCCCAGTCAAAAGACAAACCACAGTATCTCTCTTATACATTAGTCACATAAAACTTGACTGAGCAAACATTGAgcagaaaaaaaatgtttcactcAGTAACAAAATTAGCCTATTGTATGCGAAAATGCACTTCTCAAAGCAATGAATTACGACTATGGTAAAACAACATAGGATCGAAAAAGTTGCAACACAAACAAAACTTTACGGTTTGTCTCCATTTTTGTGAAACTATTCCTCAAGCAAGGCAGCATAAGTCATTGAAAGGTTTGTGTGAAAGGAAAGCGCTATACCCACCCACGGAAGAAGCAAGGCTAGAAATCTACTGATCAAGCAGAAGACTGATCTATTTCATTGAAGGAATAAGGGGGTTCACAGGTAGGAAATCCTCAATAAGCAGAAGGCCAACGAGCAAAGACACTCATCAATTGCTTGTAAAATGAGGATGAGCACCAGCAGGTAATACACTTCCCATACATTCACAAGAAGTTTTTTGATGAGTATATCTTAGCAACAAGTTAAGACTTCATATCGACCAGTAAGctttttcattaaaattcaGAAAGGAAAAGTATCCAAAGAGCCATATATTTCTCTTGTGTAGGTGTGACAAGAATGGAGATGTTGAAGAGTGAGACAAACTAAATGAAACCAAATAGATTAAAAAGGCTTCCTTAAGGGTATTGCGATTGACATATGCATTTCAAACAAACAATTGCATCAATCCTAGTCATGCATTAAACATTAGCACTTAAAGAACATACATACAGAATAAGCATGATTGAAGTCAAAACCCTGTgttggacccaaaaaaaaaaaaaaaaaaaaaaacaacaaaaacaacatcaaAAGGGTGGAACTATAATCGACTGCACTTGCCGGAACTAACATAGTCCCTTAGTGATAAAGTAGAGCACTAATACCATTAGTCTATATGTAAAAAATATTTCTAGAATTTGACACATTCAAAAAGCGAGCATCTGCATTTCAAATTCATAGCATTCCAAATAGTTCAAAACATCAAGCCTGACCAGGATTCATACAACTTTGCCCAATATTTTGACCAGAATCTTACAAATGTCTGGATTTTATAGTTCGACTGTCACTAAGACAACTTTAACTTTTAATGGTGAACTAACATTAAGCAGCCAAAATTGATGAGCAAAAACTAAATTACTTGTCTACAAGACATGAAAATAATGCATGGTATGTACTGCCAATAATTTCAATTCTAGAAAGAAACAAGATGATACTAGGGGACCCAGGTGGTGGGCGGGGGCGGAAAATGCACATCGAAAGAACAGTTCATTAAGTACAGAAACTGAATCGGATCAACTTGAAGCAATTAAGTTTGTATCGCAAGTTGATTCATATACAAAACCCAGACAACATTTCATCGATAACAAAACGGAGAAGCAAAACTTATTTACTTAACGGGGGGCTTTCTTCTTTCCAGCAATGGCAACCCTCTTACCCTTCAAGGTCCTGCAATTGTTCTTCGTTCGCTGTCCTCTACAAGGCAATCCTTGAATGTGCCGCATCCCTCTATAGCACTGAATCTCTTTCAATCTCCTTATAGCCAGCGCATTGAACCGCCTCTGAAACATCCGCAATCATATCTGTTAAAGGGAAATCCAATCACTTGTCTATATATAGGGAGAACAAGGGGAAGTTACCAGGTCGCCTTCAATCATGTATTTGGTGACTTCGTCACGGAGTGTGATGAGCTCTTCCTCAGATAAGTCCTTGGTAATTTTGTTCTCCAAGTTGAGGTCACAAAGGATTTTTCTGGCTCTGGTACGGCCAATCCCATGAATGTACTGGAGAGAGTACTCAACCCTCTTGTTGTTTGGGACCTCCACTCCTCCAACACGAACAGATTTGATGCTTAGACCACGAACCTACAGAGAATAGATGAGACTAAATTCACACACCAACACGCAAAACCATAACTCCAATCTTAACCACTCAAACTATAATTGGAAACCGatacaaaaatttaacaaatttgaaTGATATATTTTTCACCTTTGAAATCCAAAAATTGCTTAGACAGAAGAGAGGTATACAAAACCAAAACATCAACTCCAATCCtcttccccctccccccccctccaaaaaaaaaaacaaaaaaaaattcaaaccttcGGTTTTTTAGAAATTCGATTATTTTGGGGCCTAAGCAAACAAAAACCACCAGTAGGTAAGCCTAATCTAAAATTGCATATTCATAACCTTAAACTgaaaacaatagaaaacaaGGAATTCAATGCCGCATTTTCTTCTTGTTcctcaaaattttcttcacagagaaaccaaaaagaataaaaaaaagcaaCATGACATACCCTAAATGCTCCATATAGTACGGAAAAAGtgataaattgaaaattttagaggaaaaaaaatgaaaatctaaACGGAAAATGAGGTTCATATTCACAGTAGCAGTGTAATATTCAAATTTCGAGTTTTTCATTTCACTCCCAACGAATTATTCCCAAGGAAAGCCAAATTTAAACCCAAACCcccaaagaaaggaaaaaaaaaaaatgaaaatctaaAAGGAAAATGAGGTTCATATTCACAGTAGCAGCGTAATATTCAAATTTCGAGATTTTCATTTCACTACCAACGAATTATTCCCAAGAAGAGCCAAATTTAAACCCAAACCCCCAAAGAACAGAATACAGTAGCAAAATTGAGCTCTACGCACCTTAGGAGGACTTGCAATTGGGAAGGAGAGGCTGTTAGAGAGAGCATTTGGGTTTCTTCCGTTGCAGATTAGGGAGAGCGAGGGCGCCACAGGCATTGCCAGCGTTTGTGCCATTTTCTTCGACTCTCTACGACCAGACTACACGTCACTGCGTCAGTGCGAGAGTggatgaagaagaagcagaagacaGGTGGGTGGTTATGGCTTATCCTTTCTGCAATAGTGGATTACCAGAACTGAATTAGGTCAAGGGCCCAAGGTTTGCACAGCCCAGCCCAAACTAAAGTTAGAAACTTTTATGGGCTAGGCCTACCTCTGAATCAATCTAGATCTTCTAGATTTTAATAGAATTCTTAATCctccttaattattatttttagatgattttgtaataaattcttataattaaattttaaagaaccCATTCTCTActccattaaaatatttattctca from Corylus avellana chromosome ca1, CavTom2PMs-1.0 encodes the following:
- the LOC132170145 gene encoding protein terminal ear1 homolog, producing MSKPLNPNAQSFHPEKEALAITFAFSRRQPQQLLLPLLPLSQAWPPVPAFLPDGPCGPYGQVIYDAGAQPEPIQKLKGPEVFERVDRGPRCQVQRPRLLNRKASSVNCRGKVWIPKKEGKSCVSNGVLPFPPVLEVMNNNFHRGNSSKTMNAAPARIIHFPSTLDEVISSDKTTVMIKNIPNQFIRDDLLAILDKHCREENMKPESQSCKSAYDLVYLPMDFRKFWYQGKMTNLGYAFVNFTSCRAAFRFFLSFHKHVWAVTENKKICEVTLAELQGKEPLIDSFKNRLFWCQTSSFLPAVFETPRDGSNLSTFTTVGIRVPRSPPKRQLTRAFRFPKT
- the LOC132163798 gene encoding small ribosomal subunit protein uS13c-like gives rise to the protein MAQTLAMPVAPSLSLICNGRNPNALSNSLSFPIASPPKVRGLSIKSVRVGGVEVPNNKRVEYSLQYIHGIGRTRARKILCDLNLENKITKDLSEEELITLRDEVTKYMIEGDLRRFNALAIRRLKEIQCYRGMRHIQGLPCRGQRTKNNCRTLKGKRVAIAGKKKAPR